One genomic window of Fibrobacter sp. UWT2 includes the following:
- the pyrH gene encoding UMP kinase, whose amino-acid sequence MKFKRILLKLSGEALAGEKGHGIDNTILSDMASEIASIVKQGVQVALVIGGGNLVRGISASAGGMNRAQGDAMGMLGTVMNGLAMQDALDKQGIDSVVMSAIRMEPVCEFFDRRKALKLLSAGSVVIFSAGTGNPFFTTDSCAALRAIESECDVIMKATKVDGIYTADPVKDPTATRFDDISYKEVISRGLKVMDTAAVALCMENNMPIFVFKMEKGNLTRAAIEGDLGTLVHC is encoded by the coding sequence ATGAAATTCAAACGCATTCTTCTCAAGCTCAGTGGCGAAGCCCTCGCAGGCGAAAAGGGCCACGGCATCGATAATACTATCCTCTCCGACATGGCTTCGGAAATCGCATCCATCGTTAAGCAGGGCGTTCAAGTGGCTCTCGTGATTGGTGGTGGCAACTTGGTTCGTGGTATTTCTGCTTCTGCAGGCGGCATGAACCGCGCTCAGGGCGACGCCATGGGCATGCTCGGCACGGTCATGAATGGCCTCGCCATGCAAGATGCTTTGGACAAACAGGGTATCGATTCTGTGGTGATGTCCGCTATCCGCATGGAACCGGTTTGCGAATTCTTTGATCGTCGCAAGGCTCTCAAGCTCCTCTCCGCTGGCTCCGTCGTGATTTTCTCTGCCGGTACGGGCAACCCCTTCTTTACCACGGACAGCTGCGCCGCTCTCCGTGCTATCGAAAGCGAATGCGACGTGATTATGAAGGCCACTAAGGTTGACGGCATCTACACGGCCGACCCGGTCAAGGACCCGACTGCAACCCGCTTCGATGACATCTCCTACAAGGAAGTCATTTCTCGCGGTCTCAAGGTTATGGATACTGCAGCTGTGGCTCTCTGCATGGAAAACAACATGCCCATCTTCGTTTTCAAGATGGAAAAGGGCAACCTGACCCGCGCCGCTATCGAAGGCGACCTCGGCACGCTGGTGCACTGCTAA